One Bombus pascuorum chromosome 4, iyBomPasc1.1, whole genome shotgun sequence DNA segment encodes these proteins:
- the LOC132905765 gene encoding sodium channel protein para isoform X6 — MSEDSDSVSEEERSLFRPFTRESLAAIEARIAEEHAKQKELEKKRAEGEGGFGRKKKKKEVRYDDEDEDEGPQPDQMLEQGAPIPVRLHNEFPPELASTPLEDIDSFYHNQRTFVVISKGKDIFRFSATDAMWILDPFNPIRRVAIYILVHPLFSLFIITTILVNCILMIMPTTPTIESTEVIFTGIYTFESAVKVMARGFILQPFTYLRDAWNWLDFVVIALAYVTMGIDLGNLAALRTFRVLRALKTVAIVPGLKTIVGAVIESVKNLRDVIILTMFSLSVFALMGLQIYMGVLTQKCIKNFPEDGSWGNLTDENWERFVSNETNWYVDEAKNMPLCGNSSGAGQCLPGYTCLQGYGENPNYGYTSFDTFGWALLSAFRLMTQDYWENLYQLVLRSAGPWHMLFFIVIIFLGSFYLVNLILAIVAMSYDELQKKAEEEEAAEEEAIREAEEAALAKENKLAAQAAAREAAAVAAVAAADQIVKSPSDFSCHSYELFVGQEKGNDDNNKERMSIRSIESVSEHRVKQINNHTATTKPRKVSAVSRAANGQFTYAYQESLRKASLSLPGSPFNLRRSSRGSHQFTIRNGRGRFVGPPGGDRKPLVLSTFLDAQEHLPYADDSNAVTPMSEENGTIVVPVYYANLGSRHSSYTSHASRLSYTSHGDLIGGIANAGKPMTKESQLRIRSVRPPSVNGHFTDSNQKYHYEGDLEDPMGKAKQQDNPFIEPSQQHAVVDMKDVMVLNDIIEQAAGRQSRTPEQGVSTYYFPTDDDEEGPKFKDKLLAAVLRCIDIFCVWDCCWLWLEFQKYVSLVVFDPFVELFITLCIVVNTLFMALDHHDMDKDMEKVLKTGNYFFTATFGIEATLKLIAMSPKYYFQEGWNIFDFIIVALSLLELGLEGVQGLSVLRSFRLLRVFKLAKSWPTLNLLISIMGRTVGALGNLTFVLCIIIFIFAVMGMQLFGKNYTDNVDRFPDGDLPRWNFTDFMHSFMIVFRVLCGEWIESMWDCMLVGDVSCIPFFLATVVIGNLVVLNLFLALLLSNFGSSNLSAPTADNDTNKIAEAIDRIARFIKWIKRNVLYLAKMMRAKLTNQISDQAPGEGPSNSWKEDLADGELDAYRDKKSAKEINQLEVAIGDGMEFTIHGDLKNKLKKGKLCMNNSKVIANSINHRDYRLDNDYINQNEDDTISNKSYGSHKNRAFKDESHKGSMDSLDGEEKKDASKEDLEQEEDLGEEGEEGEGVLGDAIIQADEDPIESDYPADCCPENCYKKFPFLAGDDDAPFWQGWANLRLKTFQLIENKYFETAVILMILLSSMALALEDVHLQQRPILQDILYYMDRIFTVIFFLEMLIKWLALGFKKYFTNAWCWLDFIIVMLSLINLGAIWAGAADIPAFRSMRTLRALRPLRAVSRWEGMRVVVNALVQAIPSIFNVLLVCLIFWLIFAIMGVQLFAGKYFKCVDANKTTLSHEIIPDRNACLAENYTWENSPMNFDHVGKAYLCLFQVATFKGWIQIMNDAIDSRELNKQPIRETNIYMYFYFVFFIIFGSFFTLNLFIGVIIDNFNEQKKKAGGSLEMFMTEDQKKYYNAMKKMGSKKPLKAIPRPRWRPQAIVFEIVTDKKFDMIIMLFIGLNMLTMTLDHYQQTQTFSDVLDYLNMIFIVIFTSECLMKIFALRYHYFKEPWNLFDFVVVILSILGLVLSDIIEKYFVSPTLLRVVRVAKVGRVLRLVKGAKGIRTLLFALAMSLPALFNICLLLFLVMFIFAIFGMSFFMHVKDKSGLDDVYNFKTFGQSMILLFQMSTSAGWDGVLDGIINEEDCQEPNNEIGYPGNCGSSTIGIAYLLSYLVISFLIVINMYIAVILENYSQATEDVQEGLTDDDYDMYYEIWQQFDPDGTQYIRYDQLSDFLDVLEPPLQIHKPNKYKIVSMDIPICKGDMMFCVDILDALTKDFFARKGNPIEESAEIEVQTRPGEAGYEPVSSTLWRQREEYCARLIQNAWRKHKQQRLGGPSEESDDADTDPRVRQTAVLVESDGFVTKNGHRVVIHSRSPSVTSRTADV; from the exons GTTCGGTATgacgacgaggacgaggacgaggGTCCTCAGCCGGATCAGATGCTCGAGCAAGGAGCACCGATTCCGGTCCGACTGCACAACGAATTTCCACCCGAGTTGGCCTCCACACCTCTCGAGGATATCGATAGCTTCTATCATAACCAAAGg ACCTTCGTCGTCATCAGCAAGGGAAAGGACATATTCAGGTTCTCAGCGACAGATGCGATGTGGATCCTCGACCCGTTCAACCCAATACGACGTGTGGCCATTTACATATTGGTTCACCCACTGTTCTCCCTCTTCATTATCACTACAATATTGGTTAACTGCATACTCATGATCATGCCCACTACGCCCACCATCGAGTCTACGGA AGTGATATTTACGGGCATCTACACATTTGAGTCCGCCGTTAAGGTGATGGCGAGGGGTTTCATTCTGCAGCCTTTTACCTATCTTAGAGATGCATGGAATTGGCTCGACTTCGTAGTTATAGCTTTAGC TTATGTGACGATGGGCATAGATCTAGGCAACCTTGCCGCTCTCAGGACATTTCGAGTCCTCCGAGCCTTGAAGACTGTCGCTATTGTACCAG GTCTGAAAACCATTGTCGGCGCTGTGATAGAATCCGTGAAGAACCTGCGCGATGTGATAATCCTGACGATGTTCTCTCTTTCCGTCTTTGCGCTGATGGGCCTCCAGATTTACATGGGGGTGCTCACGCAAAAGTGTATAAAGAACTTTCCCGAGGACGGCTCCTGGGGCAATCTCACCGATGAAAACTGGGAGCGATTCGTTAGCAATGAAA cTAATTGGTACGTGGACGAGGCGAAAAACATGCCTTTGTGTGGAAATTCATCTGGAGCAGG GCAGTGCCTTCCTGGCTACACGTGTTTACAAGGATACGGTGAAAATCCGAATTATGGTTACACGAGTTTCGACACCTTTGGCTGGGCTCTACTCTCCGCTTTTCGTTTGATGACGCAAGATTATTGGGAAAATCTGTATCAACTGGTGCTTAGATCGGCCGGTCCATGGCATATGTTGTTCTTTATCGTGATCATTTTCCTCGGCTCCTTTTATCTGGTTAACTTAATCCTCGCTATTGTCGCGATGTCTTATGACGAGTTGCAAAAGAAAGCTGAAGAAGAGGAAGCTGCTGAGGAAGAAGCCATAAGA GAAGCCGAGGAAGCAGCTCTAGCGAAAGAGAATAAGCTGGCGGCGCAGGCGGCGGCTCGGGAGGCGGCAGCCGTTGCGGCGGTGGCCGCCGCCGATCAGATCGTCAAATCACCGTCAGACTTCTCATGTCATAGCTATGAACTGTTTGTTGGTCAGGAAAAAGGGAACGACGATAACAACAAGGAGAGGATGAGCATACGTTCGATCGAGTCAGTCAGCGAGCATAGAGTGAAACAGATCAACAATCACACGGCCACCACTAAACCACGAAAAGTCAGCGCT GTCTCTCGCGCCGCTAATGGCCAGTTTACTTATGCCTACCAGGAAAGCCTGCGGAAG GCGAGTCTTAGTCTGCCTGGTTCACCGTTCAATCTCCGTCGAAGCAGCCGCGGTAGCCATCAGTTCACGATCAGAAATGGCCGGGGCCGTTTCGTCGGACCGCCAGGAGGCGACCGGAAGCCGTTGGTCCTGTCGACGTTCCTCGACGCCCAGGAACACCTGCCATACGCGGACGACTCGAACGCGGTCACGCCAATGTCCGAGGAGAATGGCACGATCGTCGTGCCTGTCTACTACGCGAATCTTGGGTCCAGGCACTCGTCGTACACGTCGCACGCATCACGGCTTTCGTACACGTCCCATGGTGATTTGATCGGTGGAATAGCAAACGCGGGGAAACCGATGACGAAGGAGAGCCAGCTGAGAATCAGATCTGTCAGGCCACCATCCGTGAATGGCCATTTCACGGATTCTAATCAGAAGTACCATTAC GAGGGTGATCTAGAAGATCCTATGGGCAAGGCAAAGCAACAAGACAATCCGTTTATAGAGCCTTCGCAACAACATGCCGTAGTTGATATGAaag ACGTGATGGTGCTGAACGATATCATAGAACAGGCCGCGGGTCGACAGAGCAGAACACCGGAGCAAGGAG TTTCGACCTATTACTTTCCGACAGACGACGATGAAGAAGGGCCAAAGTTTAAGGACAAATTGTTGGCCGCGGTGCTACGTTGCATCGATATCTTCTGCGTGTGGGATTGTTGCTGGTTGTGGCTTGAGTTTCAAAAATACGTGTCTCTTGTGGTGTTCGATCCATTCGTAGAGTTGTTCATCACCCTTTGTATCGTCGTCAATACATTGTTCATGGCGCTCGATCATCACGATATGGACAAGGATATGGAAAAAGTGCTCAAGACAGGAAACTAC ttCTTCACGGCAACATTCGGTATCGAGGCAACGCTGAAACTGATAGCAATGAGTCcgaaatattactttcaagaAGGATGGAATATTTTCGACTTCATTATCGTCGCTCTTTCGCTTCTGGAATTGGGATTAGAAGGTGTCCAAGGTCTCTCCGTATTGCGATCGTTCAGATTG TTAAGAGTGTTCAAACTGGCGAAGTCGTGGCCTACGTTGAATCTGCTAATTTCCATCATGGGCAGAACAGTAGGAGCGCTGGGTAACCTGACGTTCGTGTTATGTATCATCATCTTCATTTTCGCCGTGATGGGTATGCAATTGTTTGGGAAGAACTATACGGACAACGTCGATCGGTTCCCCGATGGAGATCTACCGAGATGGAATTTCACCGATTTTATGCATTCGTTCATGATCGTGTTTCGCGTACTCTGTGGAGAGTGGATCGAGTCTATGTGGGATTGTATGCTTGTGGGCGACGTCTCTTGCATACCATTCTTTCTGGCTACTGTTGTCATCGGTAATCTGGTT GTGCTGAATCTCTTCTTGGCTTTGTTGCTGAGCAACTTCGGTTCGTCGAATCTATCGGCGCCGACCGCGGACAACGATACGAACAAGATCGCGGAGGCGATCGATCGAATAGCACGATTTATTAAGTGGATCAAGCGAAATGTCCTTTATCTTGCTAAAATGATGCGAGCCAAACTCACCAATCAGATATCCGATCAGGCGCCAGGTGAGGGACCGTCCAACAGTTGGAAAGAAG ATCTTGCAGATGGAGAGCTGGATGCGTATAGAGATAAAAAGAGTGCCAAGGAGATAAACCAACTCGAAGTTGCTATCGGAGATGGAATGGAATTTACCATCCATG gAGATCTAAAGAATAAATTGAAGAAGGGTAAACTGTGCATGAACAACAGCAAAGTTATAGCAAATTCGATAAACCATCGTGACTACAGGCTGGACAACGATTATATTAATCAGAACGAGGATGATACCATCAg TAATAAATCATATGGCAGCCACAAGAATAGAGCGTTCAAGGACGAAAGTCATAAGGGAAGTATGGACTCGTTGGATGgtgaagaaaagaaggatGCGAGTAAAGAAGACCTGGAACAAGAAGAAG ATCTTGGAGAAGAGGGAGAGGAGGGAGAAGGCGTCCTAGGAGATGCAATTATCCAAGCAGACGAAGATCCCATCGAATCCGACTATCCGGCTGACTGTTGTCCAGAAAATTGTTACAAGAAATTCCCGTTCTTAGCTGGTGACGATGACGCTCCATTTTGGCAAGGTTGGGCCAACTTGAGACTGAAGACCTTCCAACTAATTGAGAACAAGTATTTTGAGACTGCCGTCATTTTGATGATCCTTTTGAGTAGTATGGCTCTC GCCTTGGAAGATGTGCATCTTCAACAACGACCCATTCTGCAAGATATCTTATACTACATGGACCGAATATTTACTGTGATTTTCTTCCTCGAAATGTTAATCAAATGGTTGGCTCTCGGCTTCAAAAAGTACTTCACGAACGCTTGGTGCTGGCTTGATTTCATCATTGTCATG CTCTCACTGATCAACTTGGGCGCCATCTGGGCAGGCGCCGCCGACATCCCGGCCTTCCGTTCCATGAGAACACTGAGGGCCTTGAGGCCTTTACGAGCCGTGTCACGATGGGAGGGCATGAGA GTAGTCGTCAACGCTTTGGTTCAAGCCATTCCATCCATTTTCAACGTGTTACTGGTGTGTCTTATCTTCTGGTTGATCTTCGCCATTATGGGTGTACAGCTTTTTGCCGGCAAATATTTCAAg TGCGTAGATGCCAATAAAACAACACTCAGCCACGAAATAATCCCTGACCGAAATGCCTGTTTGGCTGAGAACTATACCTGGGAGAATTCTCCGATGAATTTCGACCACGTAGGAAAGGCTTATCTGTGCTTGTTCCAAGTGGCCACGTTTAAAGGATGGATTCAGATCATGAATGACGCGATAGATTCTAGGGAG CTCAACAAACAACCAATTCGTGAAACAAACATCTACatgtatttctattttgtATTCTTCATTATATTCGGATCGTTTTTTACCCTTAATCTATTCATTGGTGTGATCATCGATAACTTCAACGAGCAGAAGAAAAAGGCGGGTGGTTCCCTCGAGATGTTCATGACGGAAGACcagaagaaatattacaacGCTATGAAAAAGATGGGTAGCAAGAAACCATTGAAAGCCATTCCACGTCCAAGA TGGAGGCCGCAGGCGATAGTGTTTGAAATAGTGACGGACAAAAAGTTCGATATGATAATCATGTTGTTCATCGGACTGAATATGCTTACGATGACGTTGGACCACTATCAACAAACTCAGACTTTCAGCGATGTTCTGGACTATCTAAACATGATATTCATTGTGATATTCACCAGCGAGTGTCTCATGAAGATCTTCGCTCTGCGTTACCACTATTTCAAGGAGCCATGGAACCTCTTTGattttgttgttgttatattgtcaatattag GTCTGGTTCTCAGCGATattattgagaaatatttcgtatcgCCGACCTTGCTCCGTGTAGTAAGGGTGGCAAAAGTCGGTCGTGTGCTTCGACTCGTAAAAGGTGCTAAGGGTATTCGAACTCTTCTCTTCGCCCTGGCGATGTCGTTACCAGCTCTCTTCAATATTTGCCTATTACTGTTTTTGGTGATGTTTATCTTCGCGATTTTTGGAATGTCATTCTTCATGCACGTGAAAGACAAGAGCGGACTGGATGATGTATACAATTTCAAAACGTTCGGCCAGTCGATGATATTGCTATTCCAG ATGTCAACGTCTGCCGGTTGGGATGGCGTCCTCGACGGTATAATAAACGAGGAGGACTGCCAGGAACCGAACAACGAGATAGGATATCCGGGCAACTGTGGTTCGTCCACGATCGGCATCGCCTATCTTCTCTCGTACCTGGTGATCAGCTTCTTGATCGTGATAAACATGTACATCGCCGTGATCTTGGAGAATTACTCCCAAGCTACCGAGGATGTGCAGGAGGGTCTGACGGATGACGACTACGACATGTACTACGAGATCTGGCAACAGTTCGACCCAGATGGAACGCAGTACATCAGATACGATCAGCTGTCCGATTTCTTGGACGTGCTGGAGCCGCCGTTACAGATACACAAGCCAAACAAGTATAAGATCGTATCTATGGACATCCCGATATGCAAGGGAGATATGATGTTCTGCGTAGACATTCTGGATGCTCTCACGAAAGACTTCTTCGCGCGCAAGGGTAATCCGATCGAGGAGTCGGCAGAGATCGAGGTTCAGACGCGTCCAGGTGAGGCTGGTTACGAACCAGTTTCCTCGACTCTGTGGCGTCAGCGTGAGGAGTATTGCGCGCGTCTGATTCAGAACGCCTGGAGAAAGCACAAGCAACAACGTCTAGGCGGACCAAGCGAAGAAAGCGACGACGCTGACACCGATCCACGGGTCAGACAGACCGCGGTCTTGGTCGAGAGTGACGGTTTCGTGACGAAAAATGGCCACAGAGTCGTCATACATAGCCGATCGCCGAGCGTAACCTCGAGAACCGCGGACGTCTGA